From Acinonyx jubatus isolate Ajub_Pintada_27869175 chromosome B2, VMU_Ajub_asm_v1.0, whole genome shotgun sequence, a single genomic window includes:
- the ZKSCAN8 gene encoding zinc finger protein with KRAB and SCAN domains 8 isoform X2: MRVGRGCAFAGLEVRGRRARVRLQLTPRFAPRPSCESVRPSSAASLPRPGPPPELAVPARAHGHGLWEEVVHSESTPGLPNTQLRPMAMQHKSPVSQGSQEKAISTCESPASSQKGSPGNQEMTATLLTAGLQTLEKIEDMAVSLIREEWLLDPSQKDLHRDDRPENYRNMFSLGGETRSENRELASKQVISTGIQPHGETAAKCNGDVIGGHERGEARDLLGRLERQRGNPTQERRHKCDECGKSFAQSSGLVRHWRIHTGEKPYQCNVCGKAFSYRSALLSHQDIHNKVKRYHCKECGKAFSQNTGLILHQRIHTGEKPYQCNQCGKAFSQSAGLILHQRIHSGERPYECNECGKAFSHSSHLIGHQRIHTGEKPYECEECGKTFRRSSHLIGHQRSHTGEKPYKCNECGRAFSQKSGLIEHQRIHTGERPYKCKECGKAFNGNTGLIQHLRIHTGEKPYQCNECGKAFIQRSSLIRHQRIHSGEKSESTGV; the protein is encoded by the exons ATGCGCGTCGGTCGAGGTTGTGCCTTCGCGGGTTTGGAAGTTAGAGGCCGGCGGGCCCGCGTCCGACTACAGCTCACGCCCCGGTTTGCCCCCCGCCCTTCCTGCGAGTCCGTTCGTCCGTCCTCTGCAgcctcccttccccgccccggGCCGCCCCCGGAACTCGCG GTCCCAGCCCGTGCACATGGACATGGACTCTGGGAGGAGGTCGTACATTCAGAGTCTACACCAGGGCTTCCAAATACTCAGCTCCGACCCATGGCAATGCAGCACAAATCTCCGGTGTCCCAAGGGTCACAAGAGAAAG CCATCTCTACTTGTGAGAGTCCTGCCTCTTCCCAGAAAGGAAGTCCTGGGAACCAGGAGATGACGGCCACACTTCTCACAGCAGGGCTGCAG actTTGGAGAAGATCGAAGACATGGCTGTGTCCCTAATTCGAGAGGAGTGGCTTCTTGATCCATCACAGAAGGATCTGCATAGAGATGACAGGCCAGAAAATTACAGAAACATGTTCTCCCTGG gTGGTGAGACCAGGAGTGAGAACAGGGAATTAGCTTCGAAACAGGTAATATCTACTGGAATCCAACCACATGGAGAGACAGCTGCCAAATGCAACGGGGATGTTATCGGGGGTCATGAGCGTGGAGAAGCCCGAGATCTTCTGGGCAGATTAGAGAGGCAGCGGGGAAATCCCACCCAGGAGAGACGGCATAAATGTGACGAATGTGGGAAGAGCTTTGCCCAGAGCTCAGGCCTTGTTCGCCACTGGAGAAtccacactggggagaaaccctATCAATGTAACgtgtgtgggaaagccttcagttaTAGGTCAGCCCTTCTTTCCCATCAGGATATCCACAACAAAGTAAAACGCTATCACTGTAAGGAGTGTGGTAAAGCCTTCAGTCAAAACACAGGCCTGATCCTGcaccagagaattcatactggggAGAAGCCATATCAGTGCAATCAGTGTGGGAAGGCTTTCAGTCAGAGTGCAGGCCTCATTCTGCACCAGAGAATCCACAGTGGGGAGAgaccctatgaatgtaatgagtgtgggaaagctttcagtcaTAGCTCTCACCTCATTGGACATCAGAGAATccacacaggggagaagccctatGAGTGTGAGGAGTGTGGGAAAACCTTCAGGCGGAGCTCACACCTCATTGGCCATCAGAGAAGccacactggggagaaaccctACAAATGCAATGAGTGTGGGAGGGCCTTCAGTCAGAAGTCAGGCCTTATTGAACatcagagaatccacactggagaAAGACCCtataaatgtaaagaatgtgggaaagccttcaatGGGAACACTGGCCTCATACAGCATCTGAGAAttcacacaggggagaagccctatcaatgtaatgagtgtgggaaagcctttattcAGAGGTCAAGTCTCATTCGGCATCAGAGAATCCACAGTGGAGAAAAATCTGAATCCACAGGAGTTTAG
- the ZKSCAN8 gene encoding zinc finger protein with KRAB and SCAN domains 8 isoform X1 translates to MAAESRKLSASSPPDQAPEEDLVIVKVEEDHGWDQESSLHENNPPGQELFRLRFRKLCYQETLGPREALIQLRALCHQWLRPDLNTKEQILELLVLEQFLTILPEELQTLVKEHQLENGEEVVTLLEDLERQIDILGRPVPARAHGHGLWEEVVHSESTPGLPNTQLRPMAMQHKSPVSQGSQEKAISTCESPASSQKGSPGNQEMTATLLTAGLQTLEKIEDMAVSLIREEWLLDPSQKDLHRDDRPENYRNMFSLGGETRSENRELASKQVISTGIQPHGETAAKCNGDVIGGHERGEARDLLGRLERQRGNPTQERRHKCDECGKSFAQSSGLVRHWRIHTGEKPYQCNVCGKAFSYRSALLSHQDIHNKVKRYHCKECGKAFSQNTGLILHQRIHTGEKPYQCNQCGKAFSQSAGLILHQRIHSGERPYECNECGKAFSHSSHLIGHQRIHTGEKPYECEECGKTFRRSSHLIGHQRSHTGEKPYKCNECGRAFSQKSGLIEHQRIHTGERPYKCKECGKAFNGNTGLIQHLRIHTGEKPYQCNECGKAFIQRSSLIRHQRIHSGEKSESTGV, encoded by the exons ATGGCAGCAGAATCAAGAAAGTTGTCAGCCTCATCCCCACCAGACCAAGCTCCTGAAGAAGACCTTGTAATTGTCAAGGTAGAGGAAGATCATGGCTGGGACCAGGAATCTAGTCTGCATGAAAATAATCCTCCTGGCCAGGAGTTATTCCGTCTGCGCTTCAGGAAGTTATGCTACCAGGAGACATTAGGACCCCGAGAAGCTCTGATCCAACTCCGCGCACTCTGCCATCAGTGGCTAAGGCCAGATTTGAACACCAAGGAGCAGATCTTGGAGTTATTAGTGCTAGAACAGTTCTTGACCATCCTGCCTGAGGAGCTTCAGACTCTGGTTAAGGAACATCAGCTAGAGAACGGAGAGGAGGTGGTGACCCTGCTGGAGGATTTAGAAAGACAGATTGATATATTAGGACGGCCA GTCCCAGCCCGTGCACATGGACATGGACTCTGGGAGGAGGTCGTACATTCAGAGTCTACACCAGGGCTTCCAAATACTCAGCTCCGACCCATGGCAATGCAGCACAAATCTCCGGTGTCCCAAGGGTCACAAGAGAAAG CCATCTCTACTTGTGAGAGTCCTGCCTCTTCCCAGAAAGGAAGTCCTGGGAACCAGGAGATGACGGCCACACTTCTCACAGCAGGGCTGCAG actTTGGAGAAGATCGAAGACATGGCTGTGTCCCTAATTCGAGAGGAGTGGCTTCTTGATCCATCACAGAAGGATCTGCATAGAGATGACAGGCCAGAAAATTACAGAAACATGTTCTCCCTGG gTGGTGAGACCAGGAGTGAGAACAGGGAATTAGCTTCGAAACAGGTAATATCTACTGGAATCCAACCACATGGAGAGACAGCTGCCAAATGCAACGGGGATGTTATCGGGGGTCATGAGCGTGGAGAAGCCCGAGATCTTCTGGGCAGATTAGAGAGGCAGCGGGGAAATCCCACCCAGGAGAGACGGCATAAATGTGACGAATGTGGGAAGAGCTTTGCCCAGAGCTCAGGCCTTGTTCGCCACTGGAGAAtccacactggggagaaaccctATCAATGTAACgtgtgtgggaaagccttcagttaTAGGTCAGCCCTTCTTTCCCATCAGGATATCCACAACAAAGTAAAACGCTATCACTGTAAGGAGTGTGGTAAAGCCTTCAGTCAAAACACAGGCCTGATCCTGcaccagagaattcatactggggAGAAGCCATATCAGTGCAATCAGTGTGGGAAGGCTTTCAGTCAGAGTGCAGGCCTCATTCTGCACCAGAGAATCCACAGTGGGGAGAgaccctatgaatgtaatgagtgtgggaaagctttcagtcaTAGCTCTCACCTCATTGGACATCAGAGAATccacacaggggagaagccctatGAGTGTGAGGAGTGTGGGAAAACCTTCAGGCGGAGCTCACACCTCATTGGCCATCAGAGAAGccacactggggagaaaccctACAAATGCAATGAGTGTGGGAGGGCCTTCAGTCAGAAGTCAGGCCTTATTGAACatcagagaatccacactggagaAAGACCCtataaatgtaaagaatgtgggaaagccttcaatGGGAACACTGGCCTCATACAGCATCTGAGAAttcacacaggggagaagccctatcaatgtaatgagtgtgggaaagcctttattcAGAGGTCAAGTCTCATTCGGCATCAGAGAATCCACAGTGGAGAAAAATCTGAATCCACAGGAGTTTAG